A DNA window from Thermosynechococcaceae cyanobacterium Okahandja contains the following coding sequences:
- a CDS encoding RsmE family RNA methyltransferase, translating into MRSPQRLVVDPSQIRDRQVHLTPEQVHYLYHVLRLKPRDCLWILDGHGQRWRGQLGGDRTTVDLHEASSHPSELSTEIILCLALLKAANFEQVLQQATELGVRQIVPIHTARSLLQPSTSKYQRWRRIVQEAAEQSERLYLPTIGDPLTVPEMVKRMPHGYVGSPRSKVLLAAYLPTIPWNAPLAVAIGPEGGWTPAELEFIVGAGWQEFSLGRRTLRAVTAATATLSLISHYSEQHLP; encoded by the coding sequence ATGCGATCGCCCCAACGCTTGGTGGTTGACCCCAGCCAAATCCGCGATCGGCAGGTGCACTTAACCCCCGAGCAGGTGCACTACCTCTACCATGTACTGCGGCTGAAACCAAGGGACTGCCTCTGGATTCTGGATGGTCACGGCCAACGCTGGCGCGGCCAACTCGGGGGCGATCGCACCACAGTTGACCTCCATGAAGCCAGCAGCCACCCCAGTGAACTGAGCACAGAGATTATCCTTTGCTTGGCGCTGTTAAAAGCGGCCAATTTCGAGCAAGTTCTCCAGCAGGCTACCGAGCTAGGGGTGCGGCAAATTGTACCGATTCACACGGCGCGATCGCTCCTACAGCCGAGTACCAGCAAATATCAACGGTGGCGGCGCATTGTCCAAGAAGCCGCGGAACAGTCAGAGCGCCTTTATCTGCCCACCATTGGCGATCCCCTCACCGTCCCAGAGATGGTCAAGCGCATGCCCCACGGCTATGTCGGCAGCCCCCGCAGCAAGGTGCTCTTAGCGGCGTATCTGCCGACGATCCCTTGGAACGCTCCCCTCGCGGTGGCGATCGGGCCTGAAGGCGGCTGGACCCCCGCCGAACTCGAGTTCATTGTGGGGGCAGGCTGGCAGGAATTTTCCCTTGGGCGGCGTACCCTGCGGGCAGTGACCGCGGCAACGGCTACCCTGAGCCTGATCAGCCACTACAGCGAACAGCACCTCCCCTGA
- a CDS encoding leucyl aminopeptidase: MQLQTVSTPIPDWCGDLLAIAVCQSEGTLTLTPPYTDLDQRLSGLLQELINDGDFQGKGGTSLLMRLLPNFPIKKLLLVGLGSRDELTLDTLRRAVATIARTGRREKAKTLGIAVPREGGDPSALAQAIAEGMLLALHTDLRFKSDPEAHKLLPFPETVSLLGLGDQAAALRRAQEICAGVILARELVNAPANEVTPVTLAETAQAIANRCGLSAKILEREECETLGMGAFLGVAQASDLPPKFIHLTYTGAAPIQKKIALIGKGLTFDSGGLNLKTQGGIETMKMDMGGAAAVLGTAQVIGQLKPAGLEVHFIIAATENMISGRAMHPGDILTASNGKTIEVNNTDAEGRLTLADALVYAENLGVDAIVDLATLTGACIVALGDTIAGLWSSNPELAQSLQQAGDRTGEKLWQMPLESKYFEGMKSQVADMKNTGPRAAGSITAALFLQQFVNSTPWAHLDIAGPVWTDKEDGYNNPCGTGYPVRTLVEWLLSYASA; this comes from the coding sequence ATGCAACTGCAAACGGTTTCTACCCCTATTCCTGACTGGTGCGGTGATTTATTGGCGATCGCCGTGTGTCAATCTGAGGGCACCCTTACCCTGACTCCCCCCTATACCGACCTAGATCAGCGCCTGAGCGGCCTGCTACAGGAGTTAATCAACGATGGCGACTTTCAGGGCAAGGGGGGGACATCGCTACTGATGCGGCTGCTGCCCAACTTCCCCATTAAGAAGCTACTCTTGGTGGGCTTGGGGAGCCGCGATGAATTGACTCTAGACACCCTGCGCCGTGCGGTTGCCACCATTGCCCGTACCGGTCGGCGCGAAAAAGCCAAGACCCTTGGGATTGCGGTGCCCAGGGAGGGGGGCGACCCCAGTGCCCTAGCCCAAGCCATTGCTGAAGGCATGCTCTTGGCGCTGCACACGGATCTGCGCTTTAAGTCCGATCCAGAGGCCCACAAGCTCCTGCCCTTTCCAGAAACCGTTAGCCTCCTCGGCTTGGGGGATCAAGCCGCCGCCCTTCGCCGTGCCCAAGAGATTTGTGCCGGGGTGATTCTGGCGCGGGAGCTGGTCAACGCCCCCGCCAACGAGGTAACCCCCGTTACCCTTGCCGAGACGGCTCAAGCCATTGCCAACCGCTGCGGCCTCAGTGCCAAAATCCTCGAGCGGGAAGAGTGTGAAACCTTGGGTATGGGAGCCTTCCTCGGAGTGGCCCAAGCCTCGGACTTGCCCCCGAAGTTTATCCACCTCACCTACACGGGAGCCGCGCCCATTCAGAAAAAAATTGCCCTGATTGGTAAAGGGCTGACCTTTGACTCCGGTGGCCTCAACCTCAAAACCCAAGGCGGCATTGAAACCATGAAAATGGATATGGGCGGTGCCGCAGCCGTTTTAGGAACCGCCCAAGTCATCGGCCAGCTTAAACCCGCGGGTCTTGAAGTTCACTTTATTATTGCCGCCACCGAAAACATGATCAGCGGTCGCGCCATGCACCCGGGCGATATTCTCACCGCTTCCAACGGCAAAACCATCGAGGTGAACAATACGGATGCTGAAGGCCGCCTCACCCTTGCTGATGCCCTCGTCTATGCCGAAAACCTAGGGGTCGATGCCATTGTTGACCTTGCCACCCTCACCGGTGCTTGCATTGTTGCCCTTGGGGACACGATTGCGGGTCTCTGGAGTAGCAACCCCGAGTTAGCGCAAAGCCTGCAACAGGCCGGCGATCGCACCGGCGAAAAGCTGTGGCAAATGCCCCTAGAAAGCAAGTACTTTGAGGGGATGAAGTCCCAAGTGGCCGACATGAAAAATACTGGCCCGCGTGCCGCTGGCTCTATTACCGCTGCTTTATTTTTGCAGCAGTTTGTCAACAGCACACCGTGGGCACACCTGGATATTGCTGGCCCAGTTTGGACCGACAAGGAGGATGGCTACAACAACCCCTGCGGCACCGGCTATCCGGTTCGCACCTTGGTTGAATGGCTATTGAGTTATGCCAGCGCCTAA
- a CDS encoding class I SAM-dependent methyltransferase: MLIAPFATNQPLAAEAVRSSYQALQWGKNIFAIAHKTLSARLFSTLFPTEERTQPLTPELQAWLKERYEALLQQDWQDAAAGFYPASLLFDGPWQEFLQFYPTLWLDLPQMWQRARSRQFQEFADSIPLEGYPQYYRQNFHYQTDGYLSETSANLYDVQVEILFGGTADAMRRRVIAPIAQHLHAQPPGQPLRILDVACGTGRTLKQLRYGFPKAALFGIDLSPTYLRKANRLLAEQVGDLPQLIQGSAEALPYVDNYFSAITCVFLFHELPAPVRQQVIEECARVLQPGGVLVICDSIQALDSPEQRPMMENFANLFHEPYYRNYIEDDLNQRLEKAGLALDQVQHHFMSKYWVAVKPPAAQP, translated from the coding sequence ATGCTAATTGCGCCGTTTGCCACTAACCAGCCACTGGCAGCCGAAGCCGTGCGGTCAAGTTATCAGGCCCTGCAATGGGGGAAAAACATTTTTGCGATCGCCCATAAAACCCTGAGTGCGCGCCTCTTTAGCACCCTTTTTCCCACAGAAGAGCGCACCCAACCCCTGACACCGGAATTACAAGCGTGGTTAAAGGAGCGTTACGAAGCGCTCCTCCAGCAAGATTGGCAGGATGCCGCCGCGGGCTTTTATCCGGCCAGCTTACTCTTTGACGGCCCTTGGCAAGAATTTTTGCAGTTTTACCCCACCCTGTGGCTCGATTTACCCCAGATGTGGCAGCGGGCGCGATCGCGCCAGTTTCAGGAGTTTGCCGATTCTATTCCCCTCGAGGGTTATCCCCAGTACTACCGCCAAAACTTCCACTACCAAACCGACGGCTACCTGAGTGAAACCTCCGCTAACCTCTACGACGTGCAGGTGGAGATTCTCTTTGGTGGCACCGCGGATGCCATGCGGCGGCGGGTGATTGCCCCGATTGCGCAGCATCTCCACGCCCAACCGCCCGGGCAACCCCTACGCATCCTTGATGTGGCCTGCGGCACAGGACGCACCCTCAAGCAACTGCGCTATGGTTTTCCCAAGGCAGCCCTATTTGGTATTGATTTATCCCCTACCTATCTGCGCAAAGCCAACCGACTGCTGGCGGAGCAGGTGGGCGACCTCCCCCAACTGATTCAGGGCAGTGCCGAAGCCTTACCCTACGTTGACAACTACTTTAGTGCCATTACCTGTGTGTTCCTCTTCCATGAACTGCCTGCACCGGTGCGGCAACAGGTGATTGAGGAGTGTGCACGGGTGCTTCAGCCCGGGGGCGTTTTAGTTATCTGTGATTCAATTCAGGCCTTGGATTCTCCCGAACAACGACCCATGATGGAGAACTTTGCCAACCTCTTCCACGAACCCTATTACCGCAACTACATCGAAGATGACCTCAACCAACGCCTTGAAAAGGCCGGTCTTGCCCTTGATCAGGTGCAGCACCACTTTATGAGTAAGTACTGGGTGGCAGTCAAACCCCCAGCAGCACAGCCCTAA
- a CDS encoding NAD+ synthase — MAVHLWIAQLNPIVGDLKGNARAIAEGVTALHQRQPVDLVITSELALCGYPPKDLLLNRYFIDDIQRELAALARVLPPEVAVLVGTVFPNLEASRNGEKPLYNGAALLQGGQVQRVFAKQLLPTYDVFDESRYFAPGTTDNLWTLHTASDRLTIGVTICEDLWNNEDFWGQRHYQKNPVAALAAQGAQLIVNLSASPYCVAKPTLRHALIEHTVQQYGCPLIYANQVGGNDDLIFDGTSLAMSRTGQVVSQAPSFREEWLSVVWAEGDLRPTTLASPPATEAAEIWQALVLGVRDYTRKCGFERVVLGLSGGIDSALVAAIATAAVGHENVLGVLMPSPYSSDHSISDAKEVAANLGIQTAQLPIRPLMECYQQVLAPLFAQTAPGVAEENIQARIRGTLLMAIANKFGHLLISTGNKSELAVGYCTLYGDMSGGLAAIADVPKTRVYELCRWLNGQAAQGEPIPELGVLGSTVIPEHILSKPPSAELKPNQTDQDSLPPYDILDGILALMIDRHQSDAEIAAQGYDLALVQRVRQMVQRAEFKRQQAAPGLKITDRAFGSGWRMPIAARW, encoded by the coding sequence ATGGCAGTGCATTTGTGGATTGCCCAACTCAACCCCATCGTGGGCGACCTGAAGGGGAATGCCCGCGCCATTGCTGAGGGGGTGACCGCCTTGCACCAGCGCCAGCCGGTGGACTTGGTGATTACCTCGGAACTGGCCCTGTGTGGCTATCCGCCCAAGGATCTGCTGCTGAACCGTTACTTTATAGATGACATCCAACGGGAATTGGCAGCGCTAGCTCGCGTCTTACCGCCGGAGGTGGCAGTGCTGGTGGGTACGGTGTTCCCCAACCTCGAGGCCAGCCGCAACGGCGAAAAGCCCCTCTACAACGGGGCGGCTCTCTTACAGGGGGGGCAGGTGCAGCGGGTCTTTGCCAAGCAGTTGTTGCCCACCTACGATGTGTTTGACGAAAGTCGTTATTTTGCGCCCGGTACCACCGATAATCTTTGGACGTTGCACACCGCCAGCGATCGCCTCACCATCGGCGTGACCATCTGCGAAGACCTCTGGAACAACGAAGACTTTTGGGGACAGCGCCACTACCAAAAAAATCCGGTGGCGGCATTGGCGGCTCAAGGGGCGCAGTTGATTGTCAACCTCTCGGCCTCTCCCTACTGCGTCGCTAAGCCAACGTTACGCCACGCCTTAATTGAGCATACAGTTCAGCAGTACGGCTGTCCGCTCATCTATGCGAACCAAGTGGGGGGCAACGATGACCTGATTTTTGATGGTACTAGTCTTGCCATGAGCCGCACAGGACAGGTGGTCAGCCAAGCTCCTAGTTTCCGGGAGGAGTGGTTATCGGTGGTTTGGGCTGAAGGAGACCTGCGTCCGACAACCCTTGCCTCGCCGCCCGCGACAGAAGCGGCAGAAATTTGGCAGGCGCTTGTGCTTGGGGTGCGGGACTACACCCGCAAGTGTGGGTTTGAGCGGGTAGTCCTTGGCCTGAGTGGGGGGATTGATTCAGCCTTGGTGGCCGCGATCGCCACCGCAGCGGTGGGGCACGAGAACGTGTTAGGGGTGCTGATGCCCTCGCCCTACAGTTCTGACCACTCGATTAGCGATGCCAAGGAGGTGGCCGCCAATTTAGGGATCCAGACGGCCCAGTTGCCGATTAGACCCCTGATGGAGTGCTATCAACAGGTACTAGCACCGCTGTTTGCCCAGACTGCCCCCGGTGTTGCGGAGGAAAATATCCAAGCCCGCATCCGCGGGACGCTACTGATGGCGATCGCCAATAAATTTGGTCATCTCCTCATTTCTACCGGGAATAAGTCCGAGCTAGCCGTGGGCTATTGCACCCTCTACGGCGACATGAGTGGCGGCTTGGCAGCGATTGCCGATGTCCCCAAAACCCGCGTCTATGAACTTTGCCGCTGGTTAAATGGGCAGGCGGCTCAAGGGGAGCCGATTCCTGAATTAGGGGTTCTTGGCAGCACGGTTATCCCTGAGCATATCCTCAGCAAGCCTCCCAGCGCTGAACTCAAACCCAACCAAACGGATCAGGATAGCTTACCCCCCTACGACATCCTCGACGGCATTTTGGCGCTGATGATCGATCGCCACCAGTCCGATGCGGAGATTGCCGCCCAAGGCTATGATCTTGCCCTTGTGCAGCGGGTGCGGCAGATGGTGCAGCGGGCAGAGTTTAAGCGGCAACAAGCTGCCCCGGGGCTAAAAATTACCGATCGCGCCTTTGGTTCGGGCTGGCGAATGCCCATTGCTGCCCGCTGGTAG
- a CDS encoding NUDIX domain-containing protein codes for MSLPLAEFVVGVDSVIFSVDTENNRLLVLLVQRQHWPFVGEWSLPGTLVRQGESLEAAAYRILAEKIRVNNLYLEQLYTFGGPGRDPREAATAYGKRYLSVSYFALVRFDDAELIAGDAWVQWFDVQACPPLAFDHSTILAYGHRRLCNKLEYSPVAFDVLPEYFTLNDLYQLYSTVLGANFSDYSNFRSRLLKLGILQDTNQKVVRGAGRPATLYRFDREAFAPLKDKPLVFV; via the coding sequence ATGAGCCTGCCCCTAGCCGAATTTGTTGTTGGCGTTGACAGTGTGATTTTTTCGGTCGATACCGAGAACAATCGCCTCTTGGTGCTCCTAGTGCAGCGTCAGCATTGGCCCTTTGTGGGGGAGTGGAGCTTACCCGGCACCCTCGTGCGCCAAGGCGAGTCCCTTGAAGCGGCAGCCTATCGCATCTTGGCGGAGAAAATCCGCGTCAATAACCTCTACCTTGAGCAGCTTTACACGTTTGGTGGGCCGGGGCGGGATCCCCGTGAAGCGGCCACTGCTTACGGCAAGCGCTATCTCTCGGTGAGTTATTTTGCCTTGGTGCGCTTTGACGATGCCGAACTGATTGCCGGGGACGCTTGGGTACAGTGGTTTGACGTGCAGGCATGCCCGCCCCTCGCCTTTGACCACAGCACGATTTTGGCTTACGGTCACCGTCGCCTGTGCAACAAGCTAGAGTATAGCCCTGTTGCCTTTGACGTGTTGCCGGAGTACTTTACCCTGAATGACCTTTACCAGCTCTATAGCACTGTTCTGGGCGCCAACTTTTCCGATTACTCAAACTTTCGCTCGCGACTCCTGAAGTTGGGCATTTTGCAGGATACCAACCAAAAGGTTGTGCGCGGGGCTGGCCGACCCGCGACCCTCTACCGCTTTGATCGGGAAGCCTTTGCCCCCCTTAAAGATAAACCCCTCGTATTTGTATAG
- a CDS encoding nicotinate-nucleotide adenylyltransferase: MTLALFGTSADPPTAAHGDILQWLSDRYERVLVWAADNPFKKQQTPLPLRQAMLDLLVRDLNCPNVEHHPELSFPYTLHSVEAVRDRWPNEPLTLVVGSDVIAKLPHWYQAEQLLQQVTLLVLQRPGVVIDREDWQTLRRLCRRIELANYRGPQVSSSAYREQRDTQQLVPVIAQYIQQQGLYS; the protein is encoded by the coding sequence ATGACCCTCGCGCTTTTTGGCACCAGTGCCGACCCACCGACCGCTGCCCACGGCGATATTTTGCAGTGGCTGAGCGATCGCTACGAGCGGGTGTTGGTGTGGGCTGCCGACAACCCCTTCAAAAAGCAGCAAACCCCCTTACCCCTGCGCCAAGCCATGCTCGACCTTTTGGTGCGCGACTTAAACTGCCCCAATGTGGAGCACCATCCCGAACTGAGCTTTCCCTACACCCTGCACTCGGTGGAGGCGGTGCGCGATCGCTGGCCAAACGAACCCCTAACGCTGGTGGTGGGCAGTGATGTCATTGCTAAGCTGCCCCACTGGTACCAAGCCGAACAACTCTTGCAACAGGTGACCCTATTGGTCTTGCAACGCCCGGGGGTGGTGATTGATCGCGAAGACTGGCAGACCCTGCGCCGTCTCTGCCGCCGCATCGAACTCGCCAACTACCGAGGCCCCCAGGTGTCTTCGAGCGCCTACCGCGAACAGCGAGACACGCAGCAGCTCGTACCCGTCATTGCCCAGTACATCCAGCAGCAAGGACTTTACTCTTGA
- a CDS encoding nicotinate phosphoribosyltransferase, with protein MTGFTLAASDYSLLTDLYQVTMAAAYAGEGLAMLPASFEVTVRRLPRGHTYLVAMGLAQVLDYLSQFCVTAEHIQYLQRLAVFQRAPAEFWELLTQSRFQGTVWAVPEGAVVFAQEPLLRIEAPLWQAQWLETVILNILNYQTLIATRASRLRQLVGERVPLLEFGTRRAFSPQASLWAARAALAAGFTATSNVLAAQQLGVAPTGTMAHALVMAIAAVAGSEQDAFTVFLRYYPEAALLVDTYDSLRAVATLAKRQAAGELQVQAVRIDSGDLVSLSQQIRQCLPEAKIVASGDLDEAEIRRLLAAGAAIDAYGIGTKLVTGDPVNGVYKLVEINGQAVMKASSGKVTLPGRKQIYRRPSGDCLALADEADVWGQPLLEPVMKEGKRLQPPESLSTIQARHHASLKALPASLLEAPQPVVYSPALEALVQQLRSHQP; from the coding sequence ATGACCGGTTTCACCTTAGCCGCCAGCGATTACAGCCTCCTGACGGATCTCTACCAAGTCACGATGGCGGCGGCCTACGCGGGGGAAGGGTTGGCAATGCTGCCCGCCAGTTTTGAGGTCACGGTGCGGCGGCTACCGCGGGGGCACACGTACTTGGTGGCCATGGGGTTAGCCCAGGTGCTGGACTACCTGAGCCAGTTTTGTGTAACGGCTGAGCACATCCAGTATTTACAGCGTTTAGCGGTATTTCAGCGGGCACCGGCTGAGTTTTGGGAACTGTTGACGCAGAGCCGCTTTCAGGGGACGGTGTGGGCAGTTCCCGAGGGCGCGGTGGTTTTTGCCCAGGAGCCGCTATTGCGGATTGAAGCCCCCCTGTGGCAGGCGCAGTGGCTCGAAACCGTGATCCTCAATATCCTCAACTACCAGACCTTGATTGCAACCCGCGCATCGCGCTTACGGCAACTGGTCGGGGAGAGGGTGCCCCTGTTGGAATTTGGTACGCGGCGCGCCTTTAGTCCCCAAGCCTCACTTTGGGCGGCACGGGCGGCGTTGGCAGCAGGGTTTACGGCAACCTCCAATGTGTTGGCGGCGCAGCAGTTGGGGGTGGCTCCCACGGGTACGATGGCGCACGCCCTGGTGATGGCGATCGCGGCAGTTGCTGGCAGTGAGCAGGATGCCTTCACCGTGTTTTTACGCTACTATCCCGAAGCCGCCCTCTTGGTGGATACCTACGATAGCTTGCGGGCTGTGGCCACCCTCGCCAAACGGCAGGCGGCAGGGGAGCTACAGGTACAGGCGGTACGCATTGACTCTGGGGATCTTGTGAGCCTCTCGCAGCAGATTCGCCAGTGCTTGCCCGAGGCCAAAATCGTGGCCAGTGGTGATCTTGATGAGGCGGAAATTCGCCGCTTGCTGGCAGCAGGAGCAGCGATTGATGCCTACGGCATTGGCACCAAACTGGTCACCGGTGACCCAGTGAATGGGGTTTATAAGCTAGTGGAGATCAACGGCCAAGCGGTCATGAAGGCCTCCAGCGGTAAAGTGACCCTGCCCGGGCGCAAGCAAATCTATCGCCGTCCCAGTGGGGATTGCTTGGCGCTGGCCGATGAAGCGGATGTCTGGGGGCAGCCCCTGCTAGAGCCAGTAATGAAAGAGGGCAAACGGCTGCAACCGCCGGAGTCCCTGAGTACGATTCAGGCGCGCCATCACGCCAGCCTGAAAGCGCTTCCTGCCAGCTTGCTGGAGGCTCCCCAGCCGGTGGTCTATTCCCCAGCGCTAGAGGCTCTAGTGCAGCAGTTACGGAGTCATCAGCCATGA
- a CDS encoding o-succinylbenzoate synthase, with protein sequence MAPVVQWQWFVYTEPLREPLVTAQGIWRDRRGIYLRLQDDEGAVGYGEIAPLPGWGTESLAADIALCQQLPPRLTPPIIAAIPDHLPAAQFGFATAWQSVGRLPYTLADWPQCALLGSGAQALQEWLPHWQQGYRTFKWKVGVAPAAEEQAILTDLLAQLPADATLRLDANGGWSWQTACQWLQWLQTWAADRIEFVEQPLPAREDHRLIALARAFAVPLALDESVVSWQHLQHWQRRQWPGLYVLKPALFGAPERLNQLLAQGLRREQLVFSSALEGAIARTAIFHQLNTWLPQRALGFGVERWRPAPRLTSLADYATEWQRLDNYGKNYYK encoded by the coding sequence TTGGCTCCCGTTGTGCAGTGGCAGTGGTTTGTTTACACCGAACCCCTACGAGAGCCGTTAGTCACGGCTCAGGGCATTTGGCGCGATCGCCGTGGGATTTACTTGCGGCTACAAGACGATGAGGGTGCCGTGGGCTACGGCGAAATTGCCCCCCTGCCGGGGTGGGGCACAGAGTCGCTGGCGGCGGATATTGCCTTGTGCCAGCAGTTGCCGCCCCGTTTAACGCCGCCGATCATTGCCGCCATTCCCGATCACCTACCCGCTGCCCAGTTTGGTTTTGCCACCGCATGGCAGAGTGTGGGGCGCTTACCCTACACCCTTGCAGATTGGCCGCAGTGTGCCCTGTTGGGGAGTGGGGCGCAAGCATTGCAGGAGTGGTTGCCCCATTGGCAGCAGGGGTATCGCACGTTTAAGTGGAAAGTGGGGGTTGCCCCTGCCGCCGAAGAACAGGCGATTCTCACCGACCTGCTTGCCCAGTTGCCAGCGGACGCAACCCTACGGCTGGATGCCAATGGTGGCTGGAGCTGGCAAACCGCCTGCCAGTGGTTGCAATGGCTACAGACCTGGGCCGCCGATCGCATTGAGTTTGTGGAGCAACCCTTGCCCGCTCGGGAGGATCACCGGCTGATCGCCTTAGCTCGGGCGTTTGCAGTTCCCCTTGCCCTCGATGAAAGCGTGGTGAGTTGGCAGCACCTGCAACACTGGCAACGGCGGCAGTGGCCGGGGCTGTACGTCCTCAAACCAGCCCTCTTTGGCGCTCCCGAGCGGCTCAACCAGCTTCTGGCGCAAGGGCTGCGGCGTGAGCAATTGGTCTTTTCCTCGGCTCTCGAAGGGGCGATCGCCCGCACGGCCATTTTCCACCAGCTAAATACTTGGTTACCCCAGCGCGCCCTTGGCTTTGGGGTGGAACGCTGGCGACCCGCCCCCCGATTAACGTCCCTTGCCGACTACGCCACGGAATGGCAGCGACTTGACAATTATGGTAAAAATTACTATAAATAA
- a CDS encoding recombinase family protein yields MIIIAYEYVDPLWQPLPTASQWGSEIDRWVVDVEPHRPQLRQLLAHLQPGYWLLPSLSVLGRSIPEVTQRLRQLEAAAITVIALAEGYVSDRPVATDHLLNLWQQVKGQLHRQTLRHGHARNRLKHQPPPGRAPYGYRRGKDHYVVDRAAAVVVKDFVEHFLLYGSLSAAVRFIATAHHKKISVTTARRWLTHPVYRGHLCYQGQTVIRHTHTPLISADEAAQVDRLLRRNRALPRRSASAPHPLAGLVVCGHCQHPFGRTQVSGYRQAPQYSYLRPLKCPLVPKCRSIPYHRALEAVIQEICQCLPPAIAQVVPPPSHLGAAIAQVRQHLEHLHTLEASGVLDAETAQLRRYKLEAQRARLEDQQAQLPPSNLVQLVVTLSQPQFWYQLSAAEQRFYFREFLRGIEVVSRPQEQWHLRLQFIF; encoded by the coding sequence GTGATCATTATTGCCTACGAGTACGTCGATCCCCTCTGGCAACCGCTACCGACGGCCTCCCAGTGGGGCAGTGAGATTGATCGCTGGGTCGTCGATGTGGAACCCCACCGCCCCCAGCTACGCCAACTGCTGGCGCACCTCCAGCCCGGCTACTGGCTACTGCCCAGTTTGAGCGTACTAGGTCGCAGTATTCCAGAGGTCACCCAGCGCCTGCGGCAACTGGAAGCTGCAGCCATTACGGTGATTGCCTTAGCCGAAGGCTATGTGAGCGATCGCCCCGTGGCGACGGATCACCTCCTGAACCTGTGGCAGCAGGTGAAGGGGCAACTGCACCGCCAAACGCTGCGCCATGGCCATGCCCGCAACCGCCTCAAGCACCAGCCGCCTCCCGGGCGTGCCCCCTACGGCTATCGGCGCGGTAAAGATCACTATGTGGTGGATCGGGCGGCAGCCGTGGTGGTAAAGGATTTTGTCGAGCACTTTTTGCTGTACGGCTCCCTCAGTGCGGCAGTGCGGTTTATTGCCACCGCCCACCACAAAAAAATTAGCGTCACCACAGCGCGGCGGTGGCTGACCCATCCGGTCTATCGCGGCCATCTGTGCTACCAAGGCCAAACCGTGATTCGCCATACCCACACGCCTTTGATCTCAGCCGATGAAGCGGCACAAGTGGATCGTCTTTTGCGGCGGAACCGAGCCTTACCCCGCCGTAGTGCCAGTGCGCCCCATCCCCTCGCAGGGTTAGTGGTGTGTGGCCACTGCCAGCACCCCTTTGGCCGTACCCAAGTCAGTGGCTACCGCCAAGCGCCGCAATACTCCTATCTGCGTCCGCTAAAGTGTCCCCTAGTGCCCAAGTGCCGCAGTATTCCCTACCACCGGGCACTAGAGGCGGTGATTCAAGAAATTTGCCAGTGCCTTCCCCCCGCGATCGCCCAAGTGGTGCCGCCCCCCTCCCACCTTGGCGCGGCGATCGCCCAAGTCCGGCAACACCTTGAGCACTTACACACCCTAGAGGCCAGCGGTGTCTTAGATGCCGAAACCGCTCAACTGCGTCGCTATAAACTCGAGGCGCAACGGGCACGGCTCGAGGATCAGCAAGCTCAATTACCCCCGAGTAATCTGGTGCAGTTGGTGGTTACCCTCAGCCAGCCCCAGTTTTGGTATCAGCTTTCAGCCGCCGAACAGCGGTTTTATTTTCGTGAATTTTTGCGGGGGATTGAAGTGGTAAGCCGCCCTCAGGAACAATGGCACCTAAGACTTCAGTTCATTTTCTAA